A part of Trichocoleus sp. FACHB-46 genomic DNA contains:
- a CDS encoding NAD(P)H dehydrogenase subunit NdhS: MILPGSAVRVTSTSDIYYGFQGLVQRVTDGKAAVLFEGGNWDKLVTFRLSQLELVDATAGRKKAK; this comes from the coding sequence ATGATTTTGCCTGGCTCAGCAGTTCGTGTGACCAGCACCTCTGATATTTACTACGGCTTCCAAGGTCTTGTGCAGCGTGTAACCGATGGCAAGGCAGCCGTCTTGTTTGAAGGAGGTAACTGGGACAAGTTGGTTACGTTCCGCTTATCGCAGTTGGAATTAGTAGACGCGACGGCAGGCCGTAAGAAAGCGAAGTAG
- a CDS encoding HAS-barrel domain-containing protein → MRLPLPQFAHQNRPPNHIAEVIETATTEFLAQCLEPEDLSFPVMPPFGSWVRSIDEESGNHVYAVVYHATTSPIDSVHRARALGLSLQDLREQQPQIFAMLKTEFRAAIVGFRPCETGVAGTQRLSETIYQHLPPRPPQIHQAVYVCESEEVLHFSEKLDFLRALLQVNGAPVDALTAAAIREIYQLRQADRTWLVNAGRTLSVLLKDDYDRLRVILSQIHL, encoded by the coding sequence ATGCGGTTGCCCCTACCCCAATTTGCTCACCAAAATCGTCCACCGAATCACATTGCTGAAGTGATTGAGACGGCAACGACGGAGTTTTTGGCGCAGTGCTTAGAACCGGAGGACTTAAGTTTTCCGGTCATGCCGCCTTTTGGCAGTTGGGTACGCTCTATTGATGAAGAGTCGGGGAATCACGTTTATGCTGTGGTGTATCATGCCACGACGAGCCCGATCGATTCAGTGCATCGGGCGCGGGCTTTAGGGTTGTCGTTACAAGATTTACGCGAGCAGCAACCCCAGATTTTTGCCATGCTGAAGACAGAGTTTCGGGCTGCGATCGTTGGATTTCGGCCCTGCGAAACTGGAGTAGCTGGGACACAACGCCTGAGTGAAACGATTTATCAGCACTTGCCGCCTCGACCGCCACAAATTCACCAAGCAGTATATGTTTGTGAATCAGAGGAAGTGCTGCACTTTAGTGAAAAGCTAGATTTTTTGCGAGCTTTGCTACAAGTGAATGGAGCTCCAGTCGATGCGTTAACTGCGGCAGCCATTCGAGAGATTTATCAATTACGCCAAGCCGATCGCACTTGGCTAGTGAACGCGGGACGCACTTTGAGTGTGTTACTCAAAGATGATTACGATCGCCTGCGAGTAATCTTGAGTCAGATCCACCTATAG
- a CDS encoding cation:proton antiporter, giving the protein MESILKFFEEPIVSFAVLLAVILTVPILVERFRIPGLVGLLAAGVVLGPNGLHLLQKESETLSLLAEIGLLYLMFVSGLEVDIEEFRRKKYRSIGYGSLTFAIPLIFGTVVGRLFGFDWNASVLIGSLFASHTLLAYPMVSRLGVVSNEAVTVTIGATIFTDVGSLLVLAICIGINAGDFTATKLAILLGSLAIYSVVVLFGFDWAGRQFFKRTGDDEGNQFLFVLLAIFLASLGAQLIGVEKIVGAFLAGLAVNDAVGQSPVKEKVVFVGSVLFIPIFFVNLGLLIDIPAFIASISSIWLTLAIVTGLIISKFLAAYGAKLLYHYNQDELLTMWSMSMPQVGATLAATLVGYRAGMLTEGVLNSVIVLMLVTATLGPLITSRVAPKLITSDTTLEPDTTPSNWGAGTTDHPFTVVVPVYNPKTEQYLIEMAALLARYESGRIVPLAIATAQANMDTPTIGAAMERSEALLANAKAVSQEIGVEAEPLLRIDDGIAQGISRASREQDASLIVMGWGRRTGFRARLFGNVLDSVLWSSHCPVAITRLLNSPSTMQRILVPIDNLGSASSRTVQFAQMLAAANQATVTLLHITDRRASAGKRAWTESQLAMSVAKWAPQLKPEIQVVSSDNVVTAILQAAKSCDLVVLRSLRRRTNAGLDISDVTTQVAQQLTCSVVLLGEPQRSQPGVVVNQTRDQLATQA; this is encoded by the coding sequence ATGGAATCGATTTTGAAATTTTTTGAGGAACCCATCGTTTCGTTTGCGGTTCTCCTAGCAGTAATTCTGACTGTACCTATCCTAGTAGAGCGGTTCCGGATACCAGGCTTAGTAGGGTTGTTAGCAGCAGGGGTGGTTTTAGGGCCGAATGGCTTGCACTTGCTGCAAAAAGAGTCAGAAACGCTCAGCCTGCTGGCGGAAATTGGGTTGCTCTATTTAATGTTTGTGTCGGGTCTGGAAGTCGATATTGAAGAGTTCCGCCGCAAAAAATATCGTTCGATTGGGTATGGTAGCCTGACTTTTGCCATACCCCTAATATTTGGCACGGTTGTAGGTCGCCTATTTGGGTTTGACTGGAACGCTTCGGTCTTGATCGGTTCGTTGTTTGCTTCTCACACTTTGCTGGCTTACCCAATGGTCAGCCGCTTAGGGGTGGTGTCCAATGAGGCGGTGACGGTGACGATTGGAGCGACTATTTTTACCGATGTCGGGTCACTGTTAGTTCTGGCAATTTGTATTGGGATTAATGCGGGTGATTTTACCGCTACCAAACTAGCAATCTTACTCGGCTCTCTAGCAATCTACTCAGTAGTGGTGCTGTTTGGGTTTGATTGGGCAGGTCGTCAATTCTTTAAACGCACTGGAGATGACGAAGGCAATCAGTTTTTATTCGTCTTGTTAGCCATCTTCCTAGCTTCTCTAGGGGCACAACTCATTGGGGTTGAGAAGATTGTGGGGGCTTTCCTCGCAGGTTTAGCAGTTAATGATGCTGTTGGTCAAAGCCCCGTTAAAGAAAAAGTGGTATTTGTCGGTAGCGTTTTATTTATTCCAATTTTCTTTGTTAACTTAGGTCTGCTGATTGATATTCCTGCTTTCATCGCCAGCATCTCCTCGATTTGGTTAACCCTAGCGATTGTCACTGGCTTAATTATTAGCAAGTTCTTGGCTGCCTATGGCGCAAAACTGTTATATCACTATAACCAAGACGAATTGCTCACGATGTGGTCGATGTCGATGCCTCAAGTAGGGGCAACTTTGGCTGCAACTTTGGTAGGCTATCGAGCTGGCATGTTGACTGAAGGCGTGCTGAATAGCGTCATTGTATTGATGCTGGTGACTGCTACGTTGGGTCCCTTAATTACGAGTCGGGTTGCTCCCAAGCTGATTACTTCAGACACGACATTGGAGCCTGATACTACGCCCAGCAATTGGGGTGCTGGCACAACCGATCATCCTTTTACGGTGGTGGTTCCGGTTTATAACCCTAAAACGGAGCAGTATTTAATTGAGATGGCAGCGCTGCTGGCTCGGTATGAGTCGGGGCGGATTGTCCCTTTAGCGATCGCCACAGCTCAAGCCAACATGGATACTCCCACCATCGGTGCAGCAATGGAGCGCAGTGAAGCGTTGCTAGCCAATGCTAAAGCTGTCAGCCAAGAAATCGGAGTTGAGGCAGAGCCATTATTACGAATTGATGATGGAATCGCTCAAGGAATTAGCCGTGCCAGCCGAGAACAAGACGCCAGCCTCATCGTGATGGGTTGGGGACGGCGAACTGGGTTCCGGGCTCGTCTATTTGGGAATGTGCTAGACAGCGTGCTTTGGTCGTCCCACTGTCCAGTCGCAATTACCCGCCTGTTAAACTCTCCCAGCACCATGCAGCGCATTTTGGTGCCGATTGATAACTTGGGATCTGCGTCTAGCAGAACGGTGCAATTTGCTCAAATGCTAGCCGCCGCCAATCAAGCCACTGTGACGCTGCTCCATATCACCGATCGCCGAGCTTCGGCGGGCAAAAGAGCTTGGACTGAATCACAATTAGCGATGTCCGTAGCGAAATGGGCACCCCAACTGAAGCCAGAGATTCAGGTGGTGAGTAGTGATAATGTCGTGACGGCCATTTTGCAGGCTGCTAAATCTTGCGATTTGGTGGTGTTGCGATCGCTCCGCCGTCGGACTAACGCTGGACTCGACATTAGCGATGTCACCACTCAAGTCGCTCAACAATTGACCTGTTCTGTGGTGCTGTTAGGAGAACCTCAGCGATCGCAACCTGGTGTAGTAGTGAATCAGACTCGGGACCAGTTGGCTACCCAGGCTTAG
- a CDS encoding NUDIX hydrolase yields the protein MQPISKWQTLTSRMVFEHKWCRVRQDTVRLGNQQLIDDYFVVVRPDVALVLAITPNQEVVFVRQYRHGVREILLELPAGTFDPETESPEVAAQRELQEETGYRAEHLVKLATLHDNPVKDTNQIHLFLAQNAFVFAEQNLDMTEAIEVVLIPVEELSERIWGGEICVSGTIAALFLGMQFLKVSIPLVP from the coding sequence ATGCAGCCGATTTCCAAATGGCAGACCTTAACTTCACGCATGGTCTTTGAGCACAAATGGTGCCGAGTCCGCCAAGACACCGTGAGACTAGGCAATCAGCAATTAATTGATGACTATTTTGTTGTGGTTCGACCTGATGTGGCTTTGGTGCTTGCGATCACGCCCAACCAAGAAGTTGTCTTTGTGCGGCAATATCGCCACGGGGTGAGGGAAATCTTATTAGAACTCCCAGCGGGCACGTTTGACCCCGAAACTGAAAGCCCAGAAGTTGCTGCCCAGAGAGAGCTGCAAGAAGAAACAGGTTATAGAGCTGAGCATTTAGTAAAGCTGGCGACGCTCCACGATAACCCCGTCAAAGATACTAACCAAATTCACTTATTTCTCGCGCAAAATGCTTTTGTTTTTGCTGAACAAAACCTTGATATGACTGAAGCCATTGAAGTTGTTTTAATCCCGGTGGAAGAATTATCAGAAAGGATATGGGGTGGAGAAATTTGCGTTTCTGGAACGATCGCAGCTTTATTTTTGGGTATGCAATTTCTTAAGGTTTCAATTCCACTAGTGCCATAG